From Cercospora beticola chromosome 6, complete sequence, a single genomic window includes:
- a CDS encoding uncharacterized protein (BUSCO:EOG09260KIY), whose amino-acid sequence MSVLHHNSAGRSHTATTAAARPSIAQQQPTPGDDDDTSAKTENHEPFSLPSRHHEHGHGELYTSHHDHEHESSLKRDTLQHPPPHTKHADMNLSSFLHEHIPGSYNPTGDNSSAHAHKDHRDHDAEEQRPNTKFCYRHRPDLKCRRQANETSMEQLQHELSGLPQMDQQVISQVWSSFSAAPAKHRNLMLQGILAQCCFPQLSFISANIRDLIKIDFLSALPPELGFKILCYLDTTSLCKAAQVSQRWRSLADDDVVWHKMCEQHIDRKCTKCGWGLPLLERKRLRIEKRQIQLRATGRGLNQWSPDITPIPEDAEASMPPLQPLDGEAGSSRGTKRSIDATSVGSPELAKRHCSTSSQDSGVVGVDGNDAYFAPRKRPWKDVYKARFKVGTAWKYGRCSTKVFKGHTNGVMCLQFNENVLITGSYDTTVKVWDINTGEEIRTLTGHTSGIRALQFNDQKLVTGSLDSTVKLWNWRTGELLRSFHPHSDGVISVTFTSRYMASGSRDRTIRVWDHKNGSTYTLRGHSDWVNSVKIDDASRTLFSASDDLTVRLWDLDTRECIREFTGHVGQVQQVVPMPPEFNLDDIVLTPNDKDDDETSVSSVTIAQSHREHINSSPNDSDPFWPNDADRPAPPRYMITGALDSTIRLWDTHFRSKPTREPSPHLNSSGFDILPTDPLTNSHLPRAQACVRTFFGHVEGIWALSADHLRMISGSEDRMMKVWDPRTGKCERTFTGHQGPVTCSWLSDSRVASGSEDCEVRMLCFGDEQYNTHDGQP is encoded by the coding sequence ATGTCTGTGCTACATCATAATTCCGCAGGCCGGAGCCACACCgctaccaccgccgccgctcgTCCCTCCAtcgcccagcagcagcccacGCCTggggacgacgacgacaccaGCGCCAAAACAGAAAATCACGAACCCTTCTCGCTACCGTCACGCCATCACGAGCACGGACATGGTGAGCTCTACACCTCGCATCACGATCACGAGCACGAAAGCAGCCTGAAGAGAGACACCCTCCAACACCCGCCTCCACACACCAAGCACGCCGATATGAATCTTTCCTCCTTTCTCCATGAGCACATCCCGGGCTCCTACAATCCCACTggcgacaacagcagcgcccACGCCCACAAAGACCACCGCGACCACGACGCCGAAGAGCAAAGACCGAACACGAAGTTCTGCTACCGACACCGACCTGATCTGAAGTGCCGGCGGCAAGCAAATGAGACGTCAATGGAACAACTGCAGCATGAGCTATCGGGACTCCCGCAAATGGATCAGCAGGTCATCTCCCAAGTCTGGTCCTCCTTCTCTGCCGCCCCCGCCAAACACCGCAACCTCATGCTGCAAGGCATCCTCGCACAATGCTGTTTCCCGCAGCTCTCTTTCATCTCAGCCAACATCCGCGATCTGATCAAGATCGACTTCTTGTCTGCGCTTCCACCCGAGCTTGGCTTCAAGATTCTCTGCTATTTGGACACCACTTCGCTGTGCAAGGCCGCCCAGGTCAGTCAGCGATGGAGAAGCCTGGCAGATGATGATGTGGTATGGCACAAGATGTGCGAACAGCATATCGATAGAAAGTGCACCAAATGTGGTTGGGGATTGCCTTTGCTggagagaaagagattgcGGATTGAGAAGAGACAGATACAATTGCGCGCGACAGGCAGGGGGCTCAACCAATGGTCACCAGACATTACTCCGATTCCGGAAGATGCTGAGGCTTCGATGCCTCCACTTCAACCACTGGACGGAGAGGCAGGCAGCAGCCGCGGCACAAAGCGATCCATAGACGCCACTTCCGTGGGCTCGCCAGAACTCGCGAAGCGACATTGTTCCACATCATCCCAGGACAGTGGTGTCGTCGGTGTTGACGGGAATGACGCTTATTTTGCGCCACGAAAGAGGCCATGGAAGGATGTCTACAAGGCTCGTTTCAAGGTTGGGACAGCGTGGAAGTATGGCAGATGCTCCACGAAAGTATTCAAGGGCCACACCAACGGTGTCATGTGCCTGCAATTCAATGAAAACGTCTTGATCACAGGCTCATACGACACGACAGTAAAGGTCTGGGACATCAATACTGGAGAAGAAATTCGAACGTTGACCGGCCACACGAGCGGCATTCGGGCCCTGCAATTCAACGACCAGAAGCTCGTCACTGGCAGTCTGGACTCAACAGTAAAGCTCTGGAACTGGCGAACTGGTGAACTGTTGAGGTCATTCCACCCTCACAGCGATGGTGTCATCAGTGTGACTTTCACATCACGTTATATGGCATCTGGATCGCGAGATCGGACGATCCGCGTCTGGGACCACAAGAATGGCTCGACCTATACACTTCGAGGGCATTCAGATTGGGTGAACAGTGTCAAGATCGACGATGCCTCACGCACGCTGTTTTCTGCCTCGGACGATCTGACTGTTCGCCTGTGGGATCTGGATACGCGCGAGTGCATCCGTGAGTTCACTGGTCATGTTGGTCAAGTGCAACAAGTCGTACCCATGCCTCCTGAATTCAATTTGGACGACATCGTACTCACTCCCAACGacaaggacgacgatgaaacCAGCGTTAGCTCTGTAACGATCGCCCAGTCGCACCGAGAACACATCAATAGCAGCCCTAATGATTCCGATCCATTCTGGCCGAACGATGCTGACAGACCAGCGCCACCTCGCTACATGATTACTGGCGCTCTGGACTCTACGATCCGTCTCTGGGACACGCATTTCAGGAGCAAGCCCACACGGGAGCCTTCGCCACACCTCAATTCATCTGGATTCGACATCCTGCCAACAGACCCTCTGACCAACTCCCACTTGCCTCGCGCTCAAGCGTGCGTGCGCACTTTCTTTGGTCACGTCGAAGGCATATGGGCTCTTTCAGCGGACCATCTCAGGATGATCTCCGGAAGCGAGGACCGGATGATGAAAGTGTGGGACCCCCGAACGGGCAAGTGCGAAAGAACTTTCACGGGCCATCAAGGTCCGGTGACGTGCTCTTGGTTGAGCGACAGTCGTGTCGCTAGTGGAAGTGAGGACTGTGAAGTCCGAATGCTATGTTTTGGAGACGAACAATATAATACACATGATGGGCAGCCCTGA